One Brevibacterium spongiae DNA segment encodes these proteins:
- a CDS encoding hydantoinase/oxoprolinase family protein translates to MYIRFVVQHKAVLPSQQFAPASDWKSMKRLGVDVGGTFTDLVLWDDDGTITVHKTPSTSDDPSVGTMDGISELARKAEADPASIEMFFHGTTVATNIVLEHNGDDVGMITTEGFRDLLHIARKKRPLNYSNYQELPWQKWQLVPRRNRRTVSERIDASGAVLTGLDEDAVRQEVRLLRERGVAAIAVAFLHAYRNPTHELRVKEIIQEEYPEVFISLSSEVASQYREYERFSTTALNAFVGPKTSNYIARLVEKASEAGISDDVHLMTSAGGLVTARSARETPVLLLTSGVVAGLIGGCAIGEASGYPSVITLDVGGTSADVGVAPNGRLRMKHLLDTRIGDYHAMVPMAEVDTIGAGGGSIASIDEGGMFRVGPRSAGAVPGPACFGKGGTEPTSTDAMVVLGWLREKSFLSGTMTVRPELAAAAICEHIAEPLETSLEKAAMGIFTVLAHSMTEAISLHSVRKGYDPRDFSLVAEGGAGPLFAWHIAKQLNIPRVIVPMHPGITSAVGLLATDIRYEVPTTAWTSSDDADIELLAREIDQLSTQAEKQLQADGFSDEQVSLERSVDCRYVGQGYELRVQAPSGPIDTEWVQKVAQAFHELHGRMYSQRFDDKAVQLVNVRVTGIGAVPQIKLPEIAVGGTDASEALVTTTQMLIWTDDAGDPEWVDAPVYSRQLLKAGNEIEGPAIVEQFDSTTVIGTEQRASVDSLGHIIIERSTS, encoded by the coding sequence ATGTATATTCGTTTTGTGGTGCAGCACAAGGCAGTGTTGCCATCGCAACAATTTGCTCCGGCTTCTGATTGGAAATCCATGAAACGACTGGGAGTTGACGTCGGCGGTACCTTCACCGATCTGGTCCTGTGGGACGACGACGGCACGATCACAGTACACAAGACTCCATCTACATCCGATGATCCATCCGTGGGGACTATGGACGGGATATCGGAACTCGCTCGTAAGGCAGAGGCAGATCCGGCCAGCATCGAAATGTTCTTTCACGGAACGACAGTGGCAACCAATATCGTTCTTGAACACAACGGTGATGACGTCGGAATGATCACGACCGAAGGATTTCGAGATCTCCTGCACATCGCTCGGAAGAAGCGACCGCTCAACTATTCGAACTATCAAGAACTTCCGTGGCAGAAGTGGCAGCTCGTCCCGCGTCGAAATAGGCGGACGGTGTCGGAAAGAATCGATGCGTCCGGAGCGGTACTCACTGGATTAGACGAAGATGCAGTTCGTCAGGAAGTGCGACTGTTGCGCGAGCGCGGCGTAGCCGCGATCGCTGTTGCATTTCTTCATGCGTACCGAAATCCGACTCATGAGCTCCGTGTGAAAGAGATCATTCAGGAAGAGTATCCCGAAGTGTTCATTTCTCTGTCGAGCGAAGTGGCTAGTCAGTACAGAGAGTATGAACGGTTCTCGACCACCGCGCTCAATGCGTTCGTCGGCCCCAAAACATCGAATTACATTGCTCGACTCGTGGAGAAGGCCAGCGAGGCCGGAATCAGCGATGATGTCCATCTGATGACTTCCGCGGGTGGTCTTGTCACGGCCCGCAGTGCCAGAGAGACTCCGGTTCTCCTCCTGACCAGTGGAGTAGTTGCAGGCTTGATCGGCGGCTGTGCGATCGGTGAAGCGTCAGGATATCCCAGCGTCATCACTCTGGACGTGGGCGGAACTTCTGCAGATGTGGGGGTAGCTCCGAACGGTCGTCTACGTATGAAACATCTGCTGGACACCCGAATCGGGGATTACCACGCCATGGTGCCTATGGCAGAAGTGGATACCATCGGCGCTGGCGGCGGATCGATCGCCTCGATCGATGAGGGCGGAATGTTCCGAGTTGGGCCACGAAGCGCGGGTGCTGTTCCCGGTCCGGCCTGTTTCGGCAAGGGCGGGACAGAACCAACATCAACAGACGCTATGGTCGTTCTCGGCTGGTTGCGAGAGAAGAGCTTTTTATCGGGGACCATGACCGTCCGGCCCGAGCTCGCAGCTGCTGCAATCTGTGAACATATTGCAGAGCCTCTTGAAACAAGCCTTGAGAAAGCTGCAATGGGTATTTTCACCGTCCTTGCCCACTCCATGACTGAAGCCATTAGCCTCCATTCGGTTCGCAAGGGCTACGATCCACGTGACTTCTCGCTCGTCGCAGAGGGCGGAGCGGGACCTCTGTTCGCCTGGCACATTGCCAAGCAGCTAAATATTCCTCGGGTCATCGTTCCCATGCATCCTGGAATCACCTCAGCAGTTGGGTTGCTTGCCACTGACATCAGATATGAGGTTCCCACCACGGCTTGGACTTCGTCAGATGACGCAGACATCGAACTGCTGGCGCGAGAGATCGATCAGCTTTCGACTCAGGCTGAGAAGCAGTTGCAAGCTGACGGATTCTCGGATGAACAAGTCAGCCTGGAGCGGAGTGTTGATTGCCGGTATGTCGGTCAGGGTTATGAACTGAGAGTTCAAGCCCCCAGCGGCCCAATTGATACAGAGTGGGTCCAGAAGGTGGCGCAAGCGTTCCACGAGCTACATGGCCGCATGTATTCACAGCGATTCGATGATAAGGCCGTTCAGCTCGTCAATGTTCGCGTTACCGGGATCGGAGCAGTCCCACAGATCAAACTTCCAGAAATCGCAGTTGGCGGAACGGACGCTTCCGAGGCCCTTGTGACGACAACCCAGATGTTGATCTGGACTGACGATGCAGGCGACCCAGAGTGGGTCGACGCTCCCGTCTACTCTCGACAACTCCTGAAGGCGGGCAACGAGATCGAAGGACCGGCGATTGTCGAGCAATTCGACTCCACAACAGTCATCGGAACTGAGCAGAGAGCATCCGTCGATTCACTCGGCCACATCATCATTGAAAGGAGCACGTCGTGA
- a CDS encoding hydantoinase B/oxoprolinase family protein yields the protein MSKAAMPKSGVSLAPEAVRTWNSVEVDPITLRVIGGALDSMAKEMAQVLYRMAYSSLIRESEDLGAGIFDVSGRELCESDSTPMHCGSIPAYIKGVNRRLAGTYKPGDVILHNHPYHGAAHSPDYGIVIPIFWNDEHIGFAGCTGHVSDIGGNFPGLCMDVVDVWAEGKLMDSMKIYDGGVRNDMLIQHILDNVRTPEQNRGDLEALISCARIGERRFLELLEGYGLDTVMSASETWMSYSETMLRNRIKELPNGSYEAPVGYLDDDGKNRGVPLKVSVRVDIEDDEVLIDLTGSNEQVPTAFNVPFEGSVLPVAVSAIRTILLDEETTQEYVPQNDGCFRPVRAYAPEGTIFNPDFPASCFARFSQVNRVFDSINLALAPILPDHAIAGSSSALCAIAYSGVAEDGESYWVYIEINEGSYGGRNGRDGMDAVDALMANTRNNPIEELELNHAMRAERYELRDESPAPGRWRGGIGSVRRWLMMTDTFLGSEADNRSDAPAGALGGADGRSGSFVRNPGTDREEVLYSKVTQEVVHAGDTLEIRMPSGGGFGNPFERDPFAVLHDVWDEYLTAEEAERDYGVVVDTERWVVDDEATERLRNGAKMS from the coding sequence GTGAGCAAAGCTGCAATGCCGAAATCTGGCGTCTCACTAGCGCCGGAAGCAGTTCGCACATGGAACTCTGTCGAAGTCGATCCGATTACCTTGCGAGTGATCGGTGGAGCACTCGATTCCATGGCCAAAGAAATGGCCCAGGTCCTTTACCGAATGGCGTATTCGAGTCTCATCCGGGAATCGGAAGACCTCGGGGCAGGCATTTTCGATGTCAGCGGGCGCGAACTGTGCGAATCTGACTCGACCCCCATGCACTGTGGTTCGATACCCGCATACATCAAAGGGGTGAACAGACGATTGGCCGGCACGTACAAGCCGGGTGATGTCATCCTGCACAACCATCCGTACCATGGAGCCGCGCACTCACCGGACTATGGAATCGTCATCCCGATCTTCTGGAACGATGAACACATCGGTTTCGCCGGATGCACAGGACACGTGTCTGACATCGGCGGAAACTTCCCAGGCCTGTGTATGGATGTCGTCGATGTATGGGCTGAAGGCAAGCTTATGGACTCGATGAAGATCTACGACGGCGGTGTGCGGAACGACATGCTCATTCAGCACATCCTCGATAACGTACGTACTCCGGAGCAGAACCGAGGCGATTTGGAAGCGCTCATCTCATGCGCTCGGATCGGAGAACGCCGATTCCTCGAGCTTCTTGAGGGATACGGGCTCGATACAGTCATGAGCGCCAGCGAAACGTGGATGAGCTATTCAGAGACGATGCTTCGCAACCGGATCAAGGAGCTTCCGAATGGCAGCTACGAGGCACCGGTCGGCTACCTGGATGACGACGGCAAGAACCGAGGCGTCCCGCTCAAAGTCTCTGTCCGCGTTGACATTGAAGACGACGAGGTGCTTATTGATCTCACCGGCTCGAACGAACAGGTGCCGACTGCCTTCAACGTGCCATTCGAGGGGTCGGTTCTGCCTGTGGCCGTCAGTGCCATTCGAACAATTCTTCTAGATGAAGAAACCACGCAGGAATATGTGCCCCAGAACGACGGCTGCTTCCGCCCAGTGAGGGCATACGCGCCAGAGGGAACGATCTTCAATCCGGATTTCCCGGCATCGTGTTTTGCTCGCTTTTCCCAGGTCAATCGAGTATTCGACTCAATCAACTTGGCTCTCGCGCCGATCCTCCCTGATCACGCCATAGCCGGCTCCTCATCAGCGTTGTGCGCAATAGCGTACTCAGGAGTGGCGGAAGACGGCGAGAGCTATTGGGTATATATCGAGATCAACGAAGGCTCCTATGGTGGGCGCAATGGTCGAGACGGGATGGACGCCGTCGATGCTCTCATGGCCAACACGAGAAACAACCCGATCGAAGAACTCGAGCTCAACCATGCAATGAGAGCAGAGCGATACGAATTGAGAGACGAATCCCCTGCACCGGGACGATGGCGTGGAGGCATAGGCAGTGTGCGACGTTGGCTGATGATGACGGATACTTTTCTCGGCTCCGAAGCGGACAATCGCAGCGATGCACCTGCGGGCGCATTGGGCGGAGCAGACGGAAGATCTGGATCTTTTGTCCGCAATCCCGGAACCGACCGAGAAGAAGTGCTGTACTCGAAGGTCACGCAAGAAGTAGTGCATGCGGGAGACACACTTGAGATTCGTATGCCTTCAGGCGGCGGCTTCGGAAATCCATTCGAGCGCGACCCGTTCGCGGTTCTCCACGATGTCTGGGACGAATATCTGACGGCCGAAGAGGCTGAACGTGACTACGGAGTTGTCGTTGATACTGAACGATGGGTCGTTGACGACGAAGCGACCGAACGACTCCGCAACGGGGCGAAAATGAGCTGA
- a CDS encoding FadR/GntR family transcriptional regulator, translated as MVESKTAYAVVAEKIRRKILDGTFAPGSRLPSDADLREAYAVGQSTIREALRTLSSEHLVRSVRGVNGGTFVTIPTVGHLGSQLEVGVTLLASSDSISIDDLMEIRHVTEVPAAGYAASRRTDEDLDKLRNSDPSLRSEESSFSSHSTFHQQIVEAAHNPLLEVVTIPLFNALQNIVGEANAAANIGSSVSHDHSALFDAIVRRDSMEAMSLMRRHLDSVSDYYRSRGL; from the coding sequence ATGGTTGAGTCAAAGACCGCTTACGCCGTCGTCGCGGAGAAGATTCGTCGGAAGATCCTCGACGGAACTTTCGCTCCCGGCTCTCGGTTGCCCTCGGACGCCGACCTCCGCGAGGCCTATGCGGTGGGACAGAGCACCATCCGCGAAGCTCTGCGAACGCTGTCGAGCGAACACCTGGTCAGAAGCGTCCGCGGGGTCAACGGAGGCACATTCGTCACGATACCGACTGTCGGGCACTTGGGTTCGCAGTTGGAGGTCGGCGTCACTCTCCTGGCGTCCTCCGACTCGATCTCAATCGACGACCTCATGGAGATCCGGCACGTCACCGAAGTGCCAGCGGCTGGCTATGCCGCCTCCAGACGAACCGACGAGGACTTGGACAAGCTGCGGAACTCGGATCCGAGCCTACGCAGCGAGGAGTCGTCGTTCTCCAGCCATTCGACCTTCCACCAGCAGATAGTCGAGGCGGCTCATAACCCCTTGCTCGAGGTCGTGACGATTCCTCTGTTCAACGCGCTGCAGAACATCGTCGGCGAAGCCAATGCTGCCGCAAACATCGGCTCCAGCGTGAGCCATGATCACTCAGCACTCTTCGACGCGATAGTTCGCCGTGATTCCATGGAAGCGATGTCTTTGATGCGCCGGCATCTTGACTCCGTGTCGGACTACTACCGTAGCCGCGGACTCTGA
- a CDS encoding HpcH/HpaI aldolase/citrate lyase family protein has protein sequence MVDVDSEPGSVTATNVPRIELNGPGWLFVPADRPERFAKAAAVSDQVVIDLEDGVRKADKGKARSLLRRSGFSPVRACLRINGLSTAHAEQDLELAREMGFGSIMVPMAESHQPFSQLADFSVIALVETARGVVDSDRIAAHPDVDALALGTADLQLDLGAHATAGTAGVFEDLLAYARATLLFAGRAHHLPVIDSVHTTVADYAGLRRAAAVASAYGMDGKLAIHPKQIEIIRTEFTPSESEVAWASAVVSEAESRAAGAFVLDGEIIDEVIIRKAERLLSQVK, from the coding sequence GTGGTTGACGTCGACAGCGAACCGGGGAGCGTCACTGCCACGAATGTGCCGAGAATCGAGCTGAACGGCCCCGGGTGGCTGTTCGTCCCGGCCGACCGGCCCGAGCGCTTCGCGAAAGCCGCAGCTGTCAGTGACCAGGTGGTCATCGACCTAGAAGACGGAGTTCGAAAGGCCGACAAGGGGAAGGCCCGGAGTCTGCTGCGCCGGTCCGGTTTCTCCCCCGTACGAGCCTGCCTGCGCATCAACGGCCTGTCTACTGCTCACGCCGAACAAGACCTCGAACTCGCACGGGAGATGGGGTTCGGGTCGATCATGGTCCCAATGGCCGAATCGCATCAGCCTTTCTCCCAGTTGGCCGACTTTAGCGTCATCGCTCTCGTCGAGACGGCTCGAGGGGTCGTCGATTCCGATCGCATCGCCGCTCACCCCGACGTCGATGCGTTGGCCCTGGGGACGGCAGATCTGCAATTGGATCTGGGAGCGCACGCCACTGCCGGGACTGCAGGTGTGTTCGAGGACCTGCTTGCGTACGCCCGGGCGACGCTCCTCTTCGCAGGTCGCGCTCACCACCTTCCCGTCATCGACTCGGTGCATACCACTGTGGCCGACTATGCAGGGCTGCGGCGCGCTGCCGCAGTAGCGTCAGCGTACGGAATGGACGGCAAACTGGCGATCCACCCGAAACAGATCGAAATCATTCGTACCGAGTTCACTCCCAGCGAGTCGGAGGTGGCGTGGGCATCAGCAGTGGTCTCTGAAGCAGAGTCCCGCGCCGCAGGTGCGTTCGTCCTCGACGGCGAAATTATCGACGAAGTCATCATTCGCAAGGCAGAGAGGCTTCTCTCCCAGGTCAAATGA
- a CDS encoding MmgE/PrpD family protein, producing the protein MTSISESIASSVASIRLDDIPSNVQSRARHLLLDSVGVALAASNQEFASITMAGLAELNPGETPVIGSSTTLSKTGAAIANGLMIHGHDFDDTHIAAVSHVSASSLAAVISASATDESISFGDLLLSYILAIEVNSRLGMAVDGRFHDKGFHPTGILGAFGSAVGVGILRGLPVDKLVDAQGVVGSFSSGLLQFLDEGAPTKRLHPGWAANAGLHAVSLAAAGYTGPTEIYEGRFGLYRTHIQGEDAPGLEVFESLGETWEVANVAVKPFPTCHFTHSFIDIALRLREEPNFDFDRIASISAKIHDVPGAVVCEPAADKLRPRSEYDAKFSLPYLTAAALRHGQITFPELDETARTDESVLSVAARVVVEHDPASLYPKAFSGDLAITLDDGTTFHEAEQINRGHESRPLTNAEVAEKFSTCAAPIVGSTRAAEIAAAVTDAPVDRSAAAVIGDFCG; encoded by the coding sequence ATGACCAGCATCTCAGAATCCATTGCCTCTTCAGTCGCTTCGATCAGGCTCGATGACATTCCTTCAAACGTACAGTCGCGTGCCCGCCATCTTCTGCTCGACTCGGTCGGGGTCGCCCTTGCCGCCAGCAATCAGGAGTTCGCGTCAATCACCATGGCCGGTCTCGCGGAACTCAATCCCGGTGAGACTCCAGTCATCGGCAGCTCGACCACGCTCTCGAAAACCGGAGCGGCGATCGCCAACGGTCTGATGATCCATGGTCATGACTTCGACGACACACACATAGCGGCCGTATCGCACGTCAGCGCATCCTCTCTTGCCGCCGTCATCAGCGCCAGCGCCACCGACGAATCGATCAGCTTCGGCGACCTCCTGCTCAGCTACATCCTCGCCATCGAAGTGAACTCCCGTTTGGGAATGGCTGTCGACGGACGGTTCCACGACAAAGGGTTCCACCCCACAGGTATCCTCGGGGCGTTCGGATCGGCTGTCGGTGTCGGAATCCTTCGTGGACTTCCGGTCGACAAACTGGTCGACGCTCAGGGTGTCGTCGGTTCGTTCTCCTCCGGCCTCCTCCAGTTTCTCGATGAAGGAGCACCGACGAAGCGGCTGCACCCCGGGTGGGCGGCCAATGCGGGCCTCCATGCTGTCTCGCTCGCCGCTGCCGGATACACAGGTCCGACGGAAATCTACGAGGGGCGGTTCGGTCTGTATCGGACTCACATTCAGGGCGAAGATGCGCCGGGGCTCGAAGTTTTCGAGAGTCTCGGTGAGACCTGGGAAGTGGCGAATGTTGCGGTCAAGCCGTTCCCCACGTGCCACTTCACCCATTCGTTCATCGATATTGCGCTGCGCCTCCGGGAGGAACCGAACTTCGACTTCGACCGGATCGCATCGATCTCTGCGAAGATCCATGATGTGCCAGGTGCAGTAGTCTGCGAACCGGCTGCGGACAAGTTGCGGCCTCGAAGCGAGTACGACGCCAAGTTCAGCCTGCCCTATCTCACAGCTGCGGCTCTGCGGCATGGGCAGATCACGTTCCCGGAACTCGACGAGACGGCTCGTACCGATGAGTCGGTTCTCAGTGTCGCTGCACGGGTGGTCGTCGAACACGACCCCGCGAGCCTCTACCCGAAAGCTTTCTCTGGGGACCTGGCCATTACGCTCGACGACGGCACCACCTTCCACGAGGCGGAGCAGATCAATCGAGGTCACGAATCCCGCCCGTTGACCAACGCCGAGGTGGCTGAGAAATTCTCCACCTGCGCTGCACCGATCGTCGGCTCCACACGAGCAGCGGAGATCGCAGCGGCCGTCACAGATGCTCCTGTTGACCGGTCGGCCGCCGCTGTCATTGGTGATTTCTGTGGTTGA
- a CDS encoding acyl-CoA dehydrogenase family protein, with amino-acid sequence MFELSEEQSDFKTSLRTFVDKEIIPVAREMEAKGEYPSEIIDKLKAMGLFGLTIPEEHDGLGIDPVSFGIVFEELARGWMGIAGVLGSHTMAAKMIAEHGNDEQKSKHLSALASGERRTALALTEPDAGTDLQGIKTTAKKVGDKYVINGAKMWITNARHADPLPVLVKTDTSTTPAHKGMSILLVNADTPGFKVTKDIPKLGYKGPESCEIVFDNCEVSADALLGGVEGRGMQQVLSALQWGRVNIAGRSVGIAQRALEESVAYAQERESFGQPISQFQAIQLRVGRMATRVQAARQLMYWSAQSLLKGRADGETGMAKVFCSEVALESAIEAMSIHGGYGYSKEYEIERLYRDAPLMSIGEGTNDILNTVIAKSIFSGRTAI; translated from the coding sequence ATGTTCGAACTCAGCGAAGAGCAGAGCGACTTCAAGACATCGCTGCGGACTTTCGTCGACAAGGAGATCATCCCCGTCGCCCGAGAGATGGAAGCAAAAGGCGAATACCCGTCCGAAATCATCGACAAGCTCAAAGCGATGGGGCTGTTCGGCCTGACCATCCCCGAGGAGCACGACGGCCTGGGCATCGATCCCGTCTCCTTCGGGATCGTCTTCGAGGAGCTTGCCCGTGGTTGGATGGGCATCGCAGGAGTCCTCGGCAGCCATACGATGGCGGCGAAGATGATCGCCGAACACGGCAACGACGAACAGAAGTCGAAGCACCTCTCCGCCCTCGCTTCAGGAGAGCGGCGCACGGCCCTCGCTTTGACCGAGCCCGATGCCGGGACCGACCTGCAGGGCATCAAGACGACGGCGAAAAAGGTCGGTGACAAGTACGTCATCAACGGGGCCAAAATGTGGATCACGAACGCCAGGCATGCCGATCCGCTGCCGGTTCTTGTGAAGACCGATACCTCGACGACGCCGGCTCACAAGGGCATGAGCATCCTCTTGGTCAACGCGGACACACCCGGCTTCAAAGTCACCAAGGACATCCCGAAGCTCGGCTACAAGGGCCCCGAAAGTTGTGAAATAGTCTTCGACAACTGCGAAGTGAGCGCCGACGCTCTGCTCGGCGGAGTCGAGGGTCGAGGCATGCAACAGGTGCTTTCCGCCCTTCAATGGGGGCGAGTGAATATCGCCGGCCGGTCGGTCGGCATTGCGCAGAGAGCACTCGAAGAATCGGTCGCCTATGCCCAGGAACGCGAATCCTTCGGCCAACCGATCTCTCAGTTCCAAGCGATCCAACTGCGCGTCGGTCGGATGGCAACACGAGTGCAGGCGGCGCGCCAACTGATGTATTGGTCGGCTCAGTCGCTTCTCAAAGGTCGGGCAGACGGAGAGACCGGCATGGCAAAGGTCTTCTGTTCAGAAGTCGCCCTTGAATCTGCAATTGAGGCGATGTCCATACACGGCGGCTACGGCTACTCGAAAGAATACGAGATCGAACGGCTGTATCGCGACGCCCCGCTGATGAGTATCGGCGAAGGCACGAATGACATCCTCAACACCGTGATCGCCAAGTCGATCTTCTCCGGCCGCACCGCGATCTGA
- a CDS encoding CaiB/BaiF CoA transferase family protein gives MQPLEDIRIIAVEQYGAGPWGSMQLADLGADVIKIEDPNTGGDIGRYVPPFREGTDSLFYESFNRNKRSIALSLSDTADRDIFNRLVAGADVVYSNLRGDVPSKLGITYADLQDINPQIVCCNLSGYGGGSAAKRPGYDYMLQSAAGWMDITGEPDGPPTKSGLSLVDFSGGLVAAISMLAAVHAARRDGVGTDCDLSLFDTAVSMLTYVGNWHLNEGFEPQRTPKSSHPSLVPFQAFETSDGWMTVGCAKEKFYLRLAEVVGDERLNQDKFSSFDKRIEHKAELLGILDEAFLQRTADEWVELLETAGVPVAKVKSVAEALQDPLVAERGLVFDTNHHRWGTIRNIATAPRVGPPLTSNRAAPTIDEHRAELLEELGTPTNSKGV, from the coding sequence ATGCAACCGCTTGAAGACATCCGCATCATCGCTGTCGAGCAGTACGGTGCAGGCCCTTGGGGATCAATGCAGCTCGCCGATCTGGGTGCCGATGTCATCAAGATCGAAGACCCGAACACCGGCGGCGATATCGGACGTTACGTTCCGCCGTTTCGCGAAGGAACGGATTCGCTCTTCTACGAGTCCTTCAACCGAAACAAGCGCAGCATCGCGCTGAGCCTGAGTGATACGGCCGATCGAGACATCTTCAACCGTCTCGTTGCTGGTGCTGACGTTGTCTATTCGAATCTCCGCGGCGATGTTCCGTCCAAACTCGGCATCACCTACGCCGACCTCCAAGACATCAATCCTCAGATCGTGTGCTGCAATCTGTCCGGCTATGGCGGGGGTTCGGCTGCGAAGCGACCAGGCTATGACTACATGCTCCAATCCGCAGCCGGATGGATGGACATCACGGGCGAGCCCGACGGACCACCCACAAAATCAGGTCTGTCCCTCGTCGATTTCAGCGGCGGACTCGTCGCAGCGATCTCAATGCTCGCGGCCGTCCATGCCGCCCGTCGAGACGGAGTGGGTACCGATTGCGACCTCAGCCTCTTCGATACAGCGGTATCGATGCTCACCTACGTAGGCAACTGGCATCTCAACGAGGGATTCGAACCCCAGCGGACCCCCAAGTCCTCTCACCCGTCTCTCGTCCCGTTCCAGGCGTTCGAGACCAGCGACGGATGGATGACCGTCGGCTGCGCCAAAGAGAAGTTCTATCTCCGCCTCGCCGAGGTGGTCGGAGACGAAAGACTGAACCAGGACAAGTTCTCGAGCTTCGACAAGCGGATCGAGCACAAAGCAGAACTCCTCGGCATCCTCGACGAGGCTTTCCTACAGCGCACCGCCGATGAATGGGTAGAACTGCTGGAGACCGCCGGGGTCCCCGTAGCCAAGGTCAAGAGTGTGGCCGAAGCTCTTCAGGATCCGCTGGTCGCCGAACGGGGCCTGGTCTTCGACACCAACCACCATCGTTGGGGCACGATCCGCAATATCGCGACGGCCCCGCGAGTCGGACCGCCGCTGACGAGCAATCGCGCAGCTCCGACGATCGATGAACACCGTGCCGAACTCCTGGAGGAACTCGGCACCCCAACAAACAGCAAAGGAGTTTGA
- a CDS encoding MaoC family dehydratase, whose translation MTIHDATIGRFFEDYAVGDIYQHPFGRTITEADNVWLTNLTLNTNQNHFNEHFASQNPITDGKIIVNSGLTVAMVLGLSVFDMSQNAISNLAFTDINFRHPVYVGDTLYAESVCTEARRSKSRDYAGIISMTTRGLNQDGVTVVSWKRSVMIATRDSGIGQGHFPEATDSVSDYS comes from the coding sequence ATGACCATCCACGACGCCACCATCGGCCGATTCTTCGAGGACTACGCCGTCGGCGACATCTATCAGCATCCCTTCGGACGCACCATCACCGAGGCGGACAACGTCTGGCTGACCAACCTGACTCTCAACACGAATCAGAACCATTTCAACGAGCATTTCGCGTCACAGAATCCGATTACCGACGGCAAGATCATCGTCAATTCGGGCCTCACTGTGGCCATGGTGCTCGGTCTGAGCGTGTTCGACATGAGTCAGAACGCGATCTCGAACCTCGCCTTCACAGACATCAACTTCCGGCATCCCGTCTATGTGGGCGACACCCTCTACGCGGAAAGCGTATGCACCGAGGCTCGTCGTTCGAAGTCCCGCGACTATGCCGGAATCATCTCGATGACGACTCGAGGCCTCAACCAGGACGGCGTCACCGTGGTCAGCTGGAAACGCTCGGTCATGATCGCCACACGGGACAGCGGGATCGGCCAGGGGCATTTCCCCGAGGCGACCGACTCGGTCAGCGACTACAGCTGA